In the Portunus trituberculatus isolate SZX2019 chromosome 21, ASM1759143v1, whole genome shotgun sequence genome, one interval contains:
- the LOC123506908 gene encoding bifunctional protein GlmU-like produces MASNLKVHMLRLIPGQEVKEALEEYVRRHAPRGVFVMTCCGSVTSATLRLAANTNGETNKIKTYNQHFEVLSLSGTLSKGGTHLHICLSDNEGGTVGGHVMGGLRVFTTMEVALGEPLDLTLDRAFDDSTGFPELTITRDAEDSASQHQQKEGSA; encoded by the exons atggcgaGTAATTTGAAAGTGCATATGCTTCGGCTTATTCCTGGACAAGAG GTGAAGGAGGCGCTGGAGGAGTACGTGCGCCGCCATGCTCCCAGGGGCGTCTTCGTTATGACCTGCTGCGGCTCCGTCACCTCCGCCACACTCCGCCTCGCTGCTAACACCAACGGGGAGACCAACAAG atcaaGACCTACAACCAGCACTTCGAGGTCCTGAGCCTGTCTGGGACGCTGAGCAAGGGCGGCACACACCTGCACATCTGTCTGAGCGACAATGAAGGAGGCACCGTGGGAGGGCACGTGATGGGCGGCCTGCGGGTCTTCACCACTATGGAGGTCGCCCTTGGTGAGCCCCTTGACCTGACCCTTGACCGTGCCTTCGACGACTCCACTGGCTTCCCGGAGCTCACCATCACTAGGGATGCAGAAGATAGCGCTTCTCAACACCAGCAGAAGGAGGGTAGCGCTTAG
- the LOC123507269 gene encoding uncharacterized protein LOC123507269: MDGWMDDARLLLLVLTSARLLLLVLRSATLLLLVLTSATLLLLVLRSARLLLLVLRSARLLLLVLRSARLLLLVLRSARLLLLVLTSARLLLLVLRSARLLLLVLRSARLLLLVLRSARLLLLVLRSARLLLLVLRRARLLLLVLKSTTLLLI, from the exons atggatggatggatggatga CGCTAGACTCCTTCTGCTGGTGTTGACAAGCGCTAGACTCCTTCTGCTGGTGTTGAGAAGCGCTACACTCCTTCTGCTGGTGTTGACAAGCGCTACACTCCTTCTGCTGGTGTTGAGAAGCGCTAGACTCCTTCTGCTGGTGTTGAGAAGCGCTAGACTCCTTCTGCTGGTGTTGAGAAGCGCTAGACTCCTTCTGCTGGTGTTGAGAAGCGCTAGACTCCTTCTGCTGGTGTTGACAAGCGCTAGACTCCTTCTGCTGGTGTTGAGAAGCGCTAGACTCCTTCTGCTGGTGTTGAGAAGCGCTAGACTCCTTCTGCTGGTGTTGAGAAGCGCTAGACTCCTTCTGCTGGTGTTGAGAAGCGCTAGACTCCTTCTGCTGGTGTTGAGAAGGGCTAGGCTCCTTCTGCTGGTGTTGAAAAGCACTACCCTCCTACTGATCTAA
- the LOC123506903 gene encoding cysteine sulfinic acid decarboxylase-like — MATNGYHETPASLHQAEKSTHHLKARVKQLNGLAAPQHFTANGHSNGHSNGTGEEGDEGWLLRHVLDLVLKTKLVTGLDASEKVVHFKHPHELKEELDLAVGKEGCSLEEAGRVLETAVHYSVKTQHPHFYNQLYGGIDEVALTGAWLTEALNTNSYTFEVAPVFMLVEHRVIEHLVGLLGWSEGDGIFAPGGSISNMYGMVLARYRRHPNIKKTGIFDQKPLVVFTSDQGHYSISKSASWLGLGMDNAVAVATDAQGRMLPAALKEAVKLAREEGKEPFMVNATAGTTVLGAFDPLEELAAVCEREGLWLHVDACWGGSVILSRRYKHLMKGIDRVDSMSWNPHKMLGTSLQCSVFLTKHKDLLKKCNSARATYLFQQDKFYDVGYDTGDKSIQCGRKVDAFKLWVFMKVHGLSLLEARVDAAFHASRHLSAEVKRREGRFRLVQEPECTNVCFWFIPPSMRGKEETPEWWVQVSKVAPAVKERMVQQGTLMVGYSPIANKKLVNFFRMVTTCTPTPTPAHMDFVLDEIERLGEDL, encoded by the exons ATGGCAACGAACGGATATCACGAGACACCCGCCAGTCTCCACCAGGCAGAAAAATCCACCCACCATCTAAAGGCGAGGGTGAAGCAGCTGAATGGCCTCGCTGCACCACAGCACTTCACTGCTAATGGACACTCCAACGGCCACTCCAACGGCACGGGGGAGGAGGGCGACGAGGGGTGGTTGCTGCGCCATGTGCTGGACCTGGTGCTGAAGACGAAGCTGGTGACTGGACTCGATGCTTCGGAAAAAGTGGTTCACTTCAAACATCCACACGaactaaag GAGGAACTGGACTTGGCGGTGGGGAAGGAAGGCTGCTCGCTGGAGGAGGCGGGGCGAGTCCTGGAAACCGCGGTGCACTACAGTGTCAAGACGCAACACCCGCACTTCTACAACCAGCTGTACGGAGGCATCGACGAAGTGGCGCTGACCGGGGCTTGGCTTACCGAGGCTCTCAACACTAACTC GTATACATTCGAGGTAGCCCCAGTGTTCATGTTGGTGGAGCACAGGGTCATAGAACACCTGGTGGGGCTCCTGGGCTGGTCTGAAGGGGACGGCATCTTCGCTCCTG GAGGAAGCATCAGCAACATGTACGGGATGGTTCTCGCTCGCTACCGCCGCCACCCGAACATCAAGAAGACCGGGATATTCGACCAGAAGCCTCTCGTGGTGTTTACTTCcgaccag ggccaCTACTCCATCAGCAAGAGCGCCTCGTGGCTCGGCCTGGGCATGGACAACGCAGTGGCGGTGGCTACGGACGCCCAGGGGAGGATGCTGCCGGCGGCgctgaaggaggcggtgaagctggcgcgggaggaggggaaggagccTTTTATGGTGAACGCCACGGCCGGTACCACTGTCCTTGGCGCCTTCGATCCCCTGGAGGAGCTGGCGGCCGTGTGTGAGCGGGAGGGACTGTGGCTGCATGTTGAT GCGTGTTGGGGCGGCTCCGTCATCCTCTCCCGAAGATACAAACACTTGATGAAGGGAATTGACAG GGTTGACTCCATGTCCTGGAACCCTCACAAGATGCTGGGAACCTCACTGCAGTGCTCTGTCTTCCTCACCAAACACAAG GACCTGCTGAAGAAGTGCAACTCGGCGCGCGCCACGTACCTCTTCCAGCAGGACAAATTCTACGACGTGGGTTATGACACTGGGGACAAGAGTATCCAGTGTGGCCGCAAGGTGGACGCCTTCAAGCTGTGGGTGTTCATGAAAGTGCACGGCCTGTCCCTGCTGGAGGCGCGCGTAGATGCCGCCTTCCACGCCTCCAG ACACCTGAGCGCGGAGGTGAAGCGGCGCGAGGGCAGGTTCAGGCTGGTGCAGGAGCCTGAGTGTACCAATGTGTGCTTCTGGTTCATCCCGCCCAGCATGAGAGGCAAGGAGGAGACGCCGGAGTGGTGGGTGCAGGTGTCCaag gtGGCCCCGGCAGTCAAGGAGCGGATGGTGCAGCAGGGAACCCTCATGGTGGGCTACTCTCCCATTGCCAACAAGAAACTGGTCAATTTCTTCCGCATGGTGACGACttgcacgcccacgcccacgcccgcccACATGGACTTCGTGTTGGATGAGATAGAGAGGCTCGGGGAGGACCTGTGA